A window of the Streptomyces luomodiensis genome harbors these coding sequences:
- a CDS encoding WD40 repeat domain-containing protein, with the protein MSPNGGTLASGDEGGNIRLWDVATGGLRSTLTGHADDVNSVAFSPDGHTLASTSDDRTIRLWDIFLPDPAAAVRKVCEAVHRAVTRSERTLYLAGQPSSPGCKS; encoded by the coding sequence ATCAGTCCTAATGGCGGCACTCTGGCCAGCGGAGACGAGGGCGGGAATATCCGGTTGTGGGATGTGGCGACCGGTGGGCTCCGCTCCACGCTGACCGGGCACGCCGACGACGTGAATTCGGTGGCGTTCAGCCCGGACGGTCACACTCTGGCCAGCACCAGCGACGACAGGACAATCCGGTTGTGGGATATCTTTCTACCTGACCCTGCCGCCGCAGTCAGGAAGGTCTGCGAAGCCGTCCATAGGGCCGTCACGCGAAGCGAACGAACACTCTATCTCGCAGGTCAACCTTCCAGCCCGGGATGTAAATCGTGA